From the genome of Lotus japonicus ecotype B-129 chromosome 6, LjGifu_v1.2, one region includes:
- the LOC130722081 gene encoding protein SMAX1-LIKE 8: MPTPVGVARQCLTTEAGRALDEAVAVARRRGHAQTTSLHAVSALLSLPSSTVLRDACCRARNSAYSPRLQFKALDLCLSVSLDRSPSSHNHHVSSDHEPPVSNSLMAAIKRSQANQRRHPDSFFYHSNHQVQQQQQQPFSVSSVKVELQHLILSILDDPVVSRVFAEAGFRSSEIKLAILRPLPHLMRPRGPPVFLCERRGFGFPFFSGFGDAGENFRRIGEVLVRSRGRNPLLLGACGGYALRSFTEAVERRTDGVLPLELTGMRVVCIGKEVESGDGEAVGAKMKEIAAMAEECVGPGVAVNFGDLKGFVGGDSDGCGGSGEDAVRFVVGELAKLLKVHCDRFWLLGAAASYESYLKFLGRFPSIEKDWDLQFLPITSVKPSSMAAESYQRPRSSLMDSFVPFGGFFPSKSDLKSPLNGSSCCLPHCHQYGEKCEHEVFSASVADPYQSSLPPWLQITEFGTAKGLNVKTKDDGVLLDSSESGPPQKNLDKTCRQLHQRIPVSNTCPIVIGFHCTDNKKEDAENCRSKITDKSPSEHVNLNSHVPVGVKMMCASQSSSSFPVIFMAKQAKYTSKLPEMLQKVEDLESGDLRSCNMSSSSVSDGSQLSPTSVTSVTTDLGLGPCSSPTSNKSKKLTFQYTMEPPKEIPNHISSDFNLTDGSIWKHQSQSTSCLSFDHYREVDAKNPKTLFEALSKEVSWQNEALRAIIKTIVCSPTERVKHHGSNQRRDIWMSFVGPDRHGKKKIAVSLAKILYGSRESFIFVDLGSEEMKGCNVKFIGKTTIDFIVREYCQKPLSVVFLENVDKADMVVQSSLSQAIRTGKITDSHGREVSVNNAIFVFSFSGHQGCSFPTRESSNYSEERILRAKGGGIKIKVENAIGDMRSQSISAANCSIDAIPDLNFINKRKLIADNEFCDPETPKRAHTTSNWLLDLNLPAEEDEHKQSDDGNSELGSTENQHLWLQGLYNQVDETISFEPYDFDALADRVFKVIKINFNKILGSEFNLEIQGEVMEQLLAAAYLSDRDMEVENWVEQVLCGGFTEAQRRYNLNASSIVKLASCTAPSVHLPPRIIVE; the protein is encoded by the exons ATGCCAACGCCGGTAGGAGTAGCGAGGCAATGCTTAACAACGGAGGCGGGTCGAGCACTCGACGAGGCGGTGGCGGTAGCACGGCGGCGCGGCCACGCGCAGACAACGTCGCTCCACGCGGTGTCGGCGCTGCTATCCCTACCATCCTCGACGGTGCTCCGCGACGCGTGCTGCCGCGCGCGAAACTCAGCGTACTCTCCGCGTCTTCAGTTCAAGGCTCTCGACCTGTGCCTGTCGGTGTCGCTCGACCGCTCGCCGTCGTCGCACAACCACCACGTTTCCTCCGATCATGAACCGCCGGTGTCCAACTCGCTCATGGCCGCCATCAAACGCTCGCAGGCTAACCAGCGCCGCCACCCggatagcttcttctaccacaGCAACCACCAggtgcagcagcagcagcagcaaccgTTTTCCGTTTCTTCAGTCAAGGTCGAGCTTCAGCACTTGATTCTGTCGATCCTTGATGACCCGGTTGTCAGCCGGGTCTTCGCGGAAGCGGGTTTCCGGAGCTCCGAGATCAAGCTCGCCATTCTCCGCCCTCTGCCGCATCTCATGAGGCCGCGCGGGCCGCCGGTTTTCCTCTGCGAGCGGCGGGGGTTCGGGTTTCCGTTTTTCTCAGGCTTCGGCGACGCCGGTGAGAATTTCCGGCGAATCGGTGAGGTGCTTGTACGGAGCAGGGGGAGGAATCCTCTGCTTCTCGGCGCGTGCGGCGGCTATGCTCTCCGGAGCTTTACGGAGGCGGTGGAGAGGAGAACGGACGGGGTGTTGCCGCTGGAGCTCACGGGGATGCGCGTGGTTTGCATTGGGAAGGAGGTGGAGAGTGGAGACGGCGAGGCCGTCGGTGCGAAGATGAAGGAGATCGCTGCTATGGCGGAGGAGTGTGTGGGGCCCGGTGTGGCGGTGAATTTTGGGGACTTAAAGGGTTTTGTGGGTGGTGATTCTGATGGGTGTGGTGGTTCTGGGGAAGATGCTGTGAGGTTTGTTGTTGGGGAATTGGCTAAGTTGTTGAAGGTTCACTGTGACAGGTTTTGGTTGCTGGGTGCTGCTGCTAGCTATGAAAGCTACTTGAAATTTCTGGGTAGGTTCCCTTCAATAGAGAAAGACTGGGACTTGCAGTTTTTGCCTATCACCTCTGTTAAGCCTTCTTCCATGGCTGCTGAATCATATCAAAGGCCCAGGTCAAG CTTAATGGATTCATTTGTACCATTTGGTGGCTTTTTTCCATCAAAGTCTGATTTGAAAAGTCCATTAAATGGCTCATCTTGTTGTCTTCCTCATTGTCATCAATATGGTGAGAAGTGTGAACATGAAGTCTTTTCTGCTTCCGTGGCTGATCCCTACCAATCTAGCTTACCTCCATGGTTGCAGATTACAGAATTTGGCACAGCAAAGGGATTGAATGTCAAG ACCAAAGATGATGGTGTTTTGCTGGATAGTAGCGAATCTGGACCACCACAGAAGAACTTGGACAAGACATGCCGGCAGCTGCACCAGCGAATTCCGGTGTCAAATACCTGTCCAATCGTCATCGGGTTTCATTGTACTGACAACAAAAAGGAAGATGCTGAGAACTGCCGCAGCAAAATTACAGACAAATCACCTAGTGAACATGTCAATCTCAACTCCCATGTACCTGTTGGTGTGAAAATGATGTGTGCATCGCAATCCAGCAGTTCTTTTCCTGTGATTTTCATGGCAAAACAGGCGAAATATACTTCAAAACTTCCAGAGATGCTCCAGAAAGTGGAAGATCTTGAGTCCGGTGACCTAAGATCATGCAACATGTCCAGTTCAAGTGTGTCTGATGGCAGTCAACTATCTCCCACATCTGTGACTTCAGTAACAACAGATCTAGGCTTAGGGCCATGCTCTTCTCCCACCAGCAATAAATCGAAGAAACTAACTTTTCAATATACAATGGAGCCTCCAAAAGAAATCCCAAATCACATATCTTCAGATTTCAATTTGACTGATGGGAGTATTTGGAAGCATCAATCGCAGTCTACATCCTGCTTAAGTTTCGACCATTATCGAGAAGTTGATGCAAAAAATCCCAAAACTCTTTTTGAAGCTCTTTCCAAGGAGGTAAGCTGGCAAAACGAAGCCTTGCGAGCTATCATCAAAACAATAGTTTGCAGCCCAACAGAAAGGGTTAAACATCATGGATCAAATCAGCGCCGTGATATATGGATGAGTTTTGTCGGACCTGATAGGCATGGTAAAAAGAAAATTGCTGTTTCTCTTGCTAAGATATTGTATGGAAGCCGCGAGAGCTTCATTTTTGTGGATCTGGGCTCTGAAGAAATGAAAGGATGCAATGTCAAATTCATAGGAAAGACTACCATTGATTTTATTGTGAGGGAGTATTGCCAGAAACCTTTGTCTGTGGTTTTCCTGGAAAATGTTGACAAGGCGGATATGGTTGTTCAAAGTAGTTTGTCTCAAGCCATCAGGACAGGAAAAATCACAGATTCTCATGGACGAGAAGTGAGTGTAAACAATGCAatttttgtgttttctttctcAGGTCACCAAGGTTGTTCCTTTCCAACAAGGGAATCCTCCAACTATTCTGAGGAAAGAATACTCAGGGCAAAAGGGGGAGGTATCAAGATTAAAGTTGAAAATGCGATTGGGGACATGAGAAGCCAAAGCATCAGTGCAGCTAACTGTTCAATAGATGCCATTCCTGATCTAAATTTCATAAACAAACGAAAGTTGATTGCCGACAATGAATTTTGCGATCCAGAGACGCCTAAAAGGGCACATACAACATCAAATTGGCTTCTAGATTTGAATCTTCCAGCTGAAGAGGATGAACATAAACAATCAGATGATGGAAACTCTGAACTTGGCTCCACTGAGAACCAACACCTTTGGTTGCAAGGTTTGTACAATCAGGTTGATGAAACAATTTCCTTTGAACCTTATGATTTTGACGCACTTGCGGATAGAGTGTTTAAAGTGATCAAAATTAACTTCAACAAGATTCTTGGATCCGAGTTTAACTTAGAGATCCAGGGAGAAGTCATGGAGCAATTGCTTGCAGCTGCATATCTCTCAGACAGGGATATGGAGGTGGAGAATTGGGTGGAGCAAGTTCTCTGTGGAGGATTCACAGAAGCACAGAGAAGATATAACCTCAATGCTAGTTCTATTGTGAAACTTGCTTCATGTACAGCTCCAAGTGTGCACCTTCCTCCAAGGATAATTGTAGAATGA